Proteins from a genomic interval of Drosophila melanogaster chromosome 2R:
- the Cc2d2a gene encoding Coiled-coil and C2 domain containing 2A: protein MEAALSRKTAKKKRKTHTTRGYRKREQEVQKLIRATEGRISGPEHDMEALSLQFFHGFEGEMQQENDFAVEDCQESDEDSGGELAEEPTDSPSQTFIHIDLHDPPLAWGQLFKQRHYYDESLLYRPSNTLHFQLHLSDLSELKDSQIRMLNRYQEQSKSKSGKLGSDLIGQLSGQKPASFLMGKHLYRSVCHRRFQSVFFPPMPPSELKGLPSRRCLKLCLKQLRFSLHPQLLEEHRLAQQLEDLFDVYSQQRKQRICRKLREELEIARQVALKLLASAGQDQTAEVKRQLKLTRQLRQRYYAESAAQRNLLQRLLKEWAKLKELRRQQRFQCTRFQLGLRVVHPPDLEASYCAWKESFETDLAEVYREHLELFYTRLRLWTDQKSHSRTATGHSKPPRKPQFDRIMASLRKEYDKTFKDPEEPYVEVFRLHADEATARLSIPGGDQLPKARNYFLKIFLDGQFVGQSRTYRLEPDLQISINECIGVLLERSLPENLNIWLYEKSTLTPKSRRLAQISTPLVLSSKDDAVQEKLSFQALSSTQLAGDVYLYYEYRSTEGWGSALHLDDVQRLPDALRQTLLPQSLPALPQASKELVTPRPPSGRIKKSQLPSLIFAEQQLQFCGLDVLLDNRRFQLLHSRHQQRNLHTKQLRFVPALEQEISEEEPLPDGRGTVQLLEPGTYWNPIDLHKHRGRKFLQLLYEVIASQSARRAKALQTPLPLLLLAEDSDRSSGTGWTALWRAFCSVFQGQRNSLPREPSGWSGHQSAPDLFKSFCVSLHVVRATGVPVRSRHILNLNERRSSAGGDMSTSLFVTQTLMYSNVRPFVTLSYGQRLCRSRTAEGSNPTWNEQLQLQIQSQFGDLRDDLKISLFDELIEQQYSDEASDVYQRVQCNWLGEFRVPINSLLASRTFEGCIELAMPKVLVGYKRPLIDSVTNMPTDQYPEFKEAVHLWFYLSIEPGGGDLAPLHSCALACAEKPELQQYLDERRLELQQLLPQPQRYVEPLVCTAQGKRVCLTRLMDPVPLPPAAVPSGENPLEICIRYVSLLSHLRSYDPCQGFRGVWLDNQSLLDSTWCSVKDLGVLLCNYMLSLGLECWLILGVSCPHGECSFVLFRQPETAELFLVSPATGKRYQLQDVHCPLRRIYCVVGKQNIYFNIQTETRVSMTHFNLQDGACWFPLFRRRVPAPQSGVQKLDYAYKRSYELSQLQKHIERKIMKKISAWRTTRKTIWNRAFQPRLHKILCDMEDLSTFSRGRYDEPIFSEQLEREFPNYRLYGFTLNFAYTNLAAISERIRTSCIHYNHDASVEFCVAVHLHAHANDVLSVWLFLLSMVPLVE from the exons ATGGAAGCCGCTCTATCCAGGAAGACTGCAAAGAAGAAACGCAAGACCCATACCACCAGAGGGTATCGGAAAAGGGAGCAGGAGGTGCAAAAGTTGATAAGGGCAACGGAAGGCAGAATCTCTGGTCCAGAACACGACATGGAGGCACTTAGCCTGCAGTTCTTTCATGGATTTGAGGGTGAGATGCAGCAGGAGAACGATTTCGCTGTTGAAGATTGCCAGGAGAGTGACGAAGATTCGGGTGGGGAACTGGCTGAGGAACCAACGGATTCGCCCTCCCAGACATTTATACATATCGATCTGCACGATCCTCCTCTGGCCTGGGGTCAGCTATTCAAGCAGCGCCACTACTATGATGAGAGCTTACTTTACCGACCGAGTAATACCCTGCACTTTCAGTTGCATTTGAGCGATTTGAGTGAGTTGAAGGACTCCCAGATCCGTATGCTGAACCGCTACCAGGAGCAGTCCAAAAGCAAGTCCGGAAAATTGGGCTCTGATCTGATTGGTCAGCTAAGTGGACAGAAGCCTGCGAGTTTCTTGATGGGGAAACATCTATATCGCAGTGTGTGCCATAGGAGATTTCAGAGCGTGTTCTTCCCTCCCATGCCTCCAAGTGAGTTGAAGGGCCTGCCCTCCAGACGTTGCCTGAAATTGTGCCTCAAACAACTTCGGTTCAGCTTGCATCCTCAACTCTTGGAGGAGCACCGACTGGCCCAACAGCTGGAGGATCTCTTCGATGTGTACAGCCAGCAGAGGAAGCAGAGGATCTGTCGAAAACTGAGGGAGGAACTGGAGATAGCCCGCCAGGTGGCACTCAAGCTGCTCGCCTCAGCTGGCCAGGATCAGACGGCAGAGGTGAAGCGTCAATTAAAGCTGACCCGTCAGCTGAGGCAACGCTACTACGCAGAGTCCGCTGCCCAGCGTAATCTTCTCCAGCGCCTGCTGAAGGAGTGGGCGAAGCTGAAGGAGTTGCGCCGCCAGCAGCGATTCCAGTGTACACGTTTCCAGCTTGGCCTCCGTGTGGTCCATCCGCCCGACCTGGAGGCCTCCTATTGCGCGTGGAAAGAGAGCTTCGAAACGGATCTGGCCGAGGTGTATCGCGAGCACCTGGAGTTGTTTTACACCCGACTGCGCCTGTGGACCGATCAGAAGTCACACAGCCGCACAGCGACGGGCCACTCAAAGCCTCCGAGGAAACCACAATTCGATCGGATTATGGCTAGCTTAAGGAAGGAGTACGACAAGACCTTTAAGGACCCGGAGGAACCCTACGTGGAGGTCTTTCGTCTGCATGCGGATGAAGCAACTGCCAGGTTGTCCATTCCAGGCGGTGATCAGCTGCCCAAGGCGCGTAACTACTTCCTAAAGATATTCCTGGACGGACAATTTGTGGGCCAAAGCAGGACCTACCGCCTGGAGCCAGATCTCCAGATATCCATCAACGAATGCATTGGAGTGCTTTTGGAACGCTCTCTCCCAGAGAACCTCAACATATGG CTCTACGAGAAGTCCACCTTGACCCCAAAGAGTCGCCGCCTGGCCCAGATAAGCACTCCGCTAGTGTTGAGCTCCAAGGACGATGCAGTGCAGGAGAAGCTCAGTTTCCAGGCTTTATCATCCACCCAGTTGGCTGGTGACGTTTACTTGTACTATGAGTACCGCTCCACGGAGGGATGGGGAAGTGCCCTTCATCTGGACGATGTACAAAGACTACCGGATGCACTGCGTCAGACTCTGTTGCCGCAGAGCTTACCCGCTTTGCCGCAAGCCTCCAAAGAGCTAGTGACTCCCCGTCCGCCCAGTGGAAGAATAAAGAAGAGTCAGCTACCATCGCTGATATTTGCTGAACAGCAGCTTCAGTTCTGCGGCTTGGATGTCCTTCTGGATAACCGACGTTTCCAGCTACTCCACTCCCGTCATCAGCAGAGAAATTTGCACACCAAACAGCTGCGCTTCGTGCCCGCCCTGGAGCAGGAAATCTCGGAAGAGGAACCCCTGCCGGATGGCCGTGGAACAGTGCAGCTCCTGGAACCGGGCACCTACTGGAATCCCATCGATCTGCACAAGCATCGCGGACGCAAGTTCCTCCAGCTGCTGTACGAGGTGATTGCCAGCCAGAGTGCCAGGCGGGCCAAGGCCTTGCAGACGCCTCTGCCGCTGCTCCTCCTGGCCGAGGATTCGGATCGGTCATCGGGCACCGGTTGGACAGCCCTTTGGCGCGCCTTTTGTTCGGTTTTCCAAGGGCAACGCAATTCCCTGCCCAGAGAACCATCTGGTTGGTCGGGTCATCAATCCGCTCCCGATCTCTTCAAGAGCTTCTGCGTTTCGCTCCACGTGGTGCGGGCCACTGGAGTCCCAGTGCGCAGTCGCCACATCCTGAATCTCAATGAGCGGCGCTCCAGCGCTGGTGGCGATATGAGCACCAGTCTGTTTGTCACGCAGA CTCTCATGTACTCCAACGTGCGACCCTTTGTGACCCTAAGCTATGGACAGCGTTTGTGCCGCAGTCGCACCGCCGAGGGCAGTAATCCCACCTGGAacgagcagctgcagctgcagatcCAGAGTCAATTCGGCGATTTGCGCGATGATCTGAAGATCAGTCTGTTCGACGAATTGATTGAGCAGCAGTACAGCGACGAGGCCTCCGATGTGTACCAGCGGGTGCAGTGCAACTGGTTGGGGGAATTCCGGGTGCCCATCAACAGCTTACTGGCCAGTCGCACG TTCGAAGGCTGTATCGAGTTGGCCATGCCCAAGGTTTTGGTGGGCTACAAACGGCCTTTGATAGATTCCGTCACGAACATGCCAACGGATCAGTATCCGGAGTTCAAGGAGGCAGTGCATCTGTGGTTCTACCTGAGCATCGAACCCGGCGGTGGAGACCTTGCGCCCCTGCACTCCTGCGCCTTGGCCTGTGCGGAGAAACCAGAACTGCAGCAATACCTCGACGAAAGGAGATTGGAGCTTCAGCAACTTCTTCCCCAGCCGCAGCGCTATGTGGAGCCACTGGTGTGCACTGCCCAAGGGAAGAGGGTGTGTCTCACCAGGCTCATGGATCCAGTGCCCCTTCCACCAGCTGCTGTGCCCAGCGGCGAGAATCCCCTGGAGATCTGCATTCGTTACGTTTCGCTGCTGAGCCACTTGCGCAGCTATGATCCCTGCCAGGGATTCCGTGGCGTTTGGCTGGACAATCAATCCCTGCTGGACAGCACCTGGTGCTCGGTTAAGGATCTGGGTGTCCTCCTATGTAACTACATGCTGTCCCTGGGCTTGGAGTGCTGGCTAATTCTGGGAGTGTCCTGTCCCCATGGCGAGTGCTCGTTTGTGCTCTTCCGCCAGCCGGAAACTGCTGAGCTCTTTCTCGTCTCCCCCGCCACTGGAAAGAGATACCAGCTGCAGGATGTGCACTGTCCACTTAGACGCATATATTGTGTGGTGGGGAAGCAGAAT ATTTATTTCAACATTCAGACGGAAACCCGTGTCAGCATGACGCACTTTAATCTTCAGGATGGCGCCTGCTGGTTTCCACTCTTCAGGCGGCGAGTTCCAGCCCCCCAAAGTGGAGTCCAGAAGCTGGACTACGCATACAAGAGGAGCTACGAACTCAGCCAGCTGCAGAAGCACATTGAGCGCAAGATCATGAAGAAGATCAGTGCGTGGCGCACAACCAGGAAAACCATCTGGAATCG AGCCTTTCAGCCGCGCCTACACAAAATCCTGTGCGACATGGAAGACCTATCCACCTTCTCCAGAGGACGATATGATGAGCCCATATTTAGCGAGCAACTGGAACGAGAGTTTCCCAACTACAGG CTCTACGGCTTCACCCTAAACTTTGCGTACACCAATCTGGCGGCGATATCGGAGCGCATCCGGACCAGCTGCATCCACTACAACCACGACGCTTCGGTGGAGTTCTGTGTGGCTGTCCATTTGCACGCCCACGCCAACGACGTGCTGTCCGTGTGGCTGTTTCTGCTCTCCATGGTGCCATTGGTGGAGTGA
- the CG34194 gene encoding uncharacterized protein, isoform B: MSQSMFPKLAEDYAKFKRYVKWLYTLYELNTQIAICEPWEKVFLNVLLGSFVSLILYASFAFVPGYCVTVFQLLWPQTSVQNLTSVCSTSTEGFCGNESGSVIT; the protein is encoded by the exons ATGTCGCAAAGCATGTTCCCAAAGCTGGCCGAGGATTACGCGAAATTCAAGCGCTATGTGAAATGGCTGTACACCCTCTACGAACTGAACACACAGATCGCCATATGTGAGCCGTGGGAAAAGGTCTTCCTCA ATGTCCTCCTCGGCAGCTTCGTCTCCCTGATCCTCTACGCATCCTTTGCCTTTGTGCCGGGCTATTGTGTCACCGTCTTCCAGCTTTTATGGCCCCAAACGAGCGTGCAAAATCTCACCAGCGTTTGCAGTACGAGTACGGAGGGCTTTTGCGGCAACGAAAGCGGATCAGTAATAACATAA
- the cyp33 gene encoding cyclophilin-33: protein MSNDKRTIYVGGLADEVTERLLNNAFIPFGDIADIQMPADYESQRHRGFAFIEYEQSEDAAAAIDNMNDSELCGRTIRVNLAKPVRVKEDSFKPIWADDDWLQKHAGATLQPEGEPEAEKVETPSTGPAVIEKAEKRNPQVFFDIRIGGNDAGRIVMLLRADVVPKTAENFRQLCTHEQGYGYKGCSFHRVIPEFMCQGGDFTNNNGTGGKSIYGKKFNDENFNLKHNSFGTLSMANSGANTNGSQFFICTTKTDWLDNKHVVFGHVISGAEVVRKMERCGSKSGTPSQKIVIYSCGELK, encoded by the exons ATGTCTAACGACAAGCGCACCATTTATGTGGGCGGCCTGGCTGACGAGGTCACAGAGAGACTGCTGAACAATGCCTTTATACCCTTTGGGGATATTGCAGATATCCAAATGCCGGCGGACTACGAATCACAGCGACACCGCGGATTCGCCTTTATAGAATACGAACAGAGCGAGGATGCGGCTGCTGCCATTGATAATATG AATGACTCCGAGCTCTGCGGACGCACAATTCGCGTGAACTTGGCGAAACCAGTGCGCGTTAAGGAGGACAGTTTCAAGCCTATCTGGGCAGATGACGACTGGTTGCAGAAGCATGCGGGAGCCACGTTGCAGCCGGAAGGCGAACCGGAGGCAGAGAAAGTGGAAACACCATCCACCGGGCCGGCAGTCATCGAAAAGGCAGAGAAACGCAATCCACAAGTCTTCTTTGACATACGGATTGGTGGCAATGACGCCGGTCGCATTGTGATGCTCCTCCGGGCAGATGTGGTGCCGAAGACGGCGGAGAACTTTCGGCAATTGTGCACCCACGAGCAGGGCTACGGCTACAAAGGCTGCTCCTTCCACCGCGTGATACCCGAGTTT ATGTGTCAAGGAGGCGACTTcaccaacaacaatggcaCCGGCGGCAAGTCCATCTATGGCAAAAAGTTCAACGATGAGAACTTCAATCTGAAACACAACAGTTTTGGAACTCTTTCAATGGCCAACTCGGGCGCCAACACAAATGGCTCGCAGTTTTTTATATGTACCACAAA AACAGATTGGCTGGACAACAAGCACGTCGTTTTTGGCCATGTCATCAGTGGCGCCGAGGTGGTGCGCAAGATGGAACGTTGTGGCTCCAAGTCGGGCACTCCCAGCCAAAAGATTGTCATATACTCCTGTGGAGAACTCAAATAA
- the RpL18A gene encoding ribosomal protein L18A — translation MRAKGLLKEYEVVGRKLPSEKEPQTPLYKMRIFAPDNIVAKSRFWYFLRQLKKFKKTTGEIVSIKQVYETSPVKIKNFGIWLRYDSRSGTHNMYREYRDLTVGGAVTQCYRDMGARHRARAHSIQIIKVDSIPAAKTRRVHVKQFHDSKIKFPLVQRVHHKGNRKLFSFRKPRTYFQ, via the coding sequence TTGAAGGAGTACGAGGTCGTGGGCCGCAAGCTGCCCAGCGAGAAGGAGCCCCAGACTCCCCTCTACAAGATGCGCATCTTTGCCCCCGACAACATCGTGGCCAAATCCCGCTTCTGGTACTTCCTGCGCCAACTGAAGAAGTTCAAGAAGACCACCGGCGAGATCGTGTCCATCAAGCAGGTGTACGAGACGTCGCCCGTGAAGATCAAGAACTTCGGCATCTGGCTGCGTTACGATTCCCGCTCGGGCACCCACAACATGTACCGCGAGTACCGTGACCTGACTGTCGGCGGTGCCGTCACTCAGTGCTACCGCGACATGGGAGCCCGCCACCGTGCCCGTGCCCACTCCATCCAGATCATTAAGGTGGACTCGATCCCTGCCGCCAAGACCCGCCGCGTGCACGTGAAGCAGTTCCACGATTCAAAGATCAAGTTCCCTCTGGTCCAGCGTGTCCACCACAAGGGCAACAGGAAACTGTTCTCGTTCAGGAAGCCCAGGACCTACTTCCAGTAG